Below is a window of Candidozyma auris chromosome 3, complete sequence DNA.
TCCTCAAAGTTGATCTTAATGATGATGCAGAAACCGCAGCTGCTCTAGAGGCTATTGTCAAGGAGTTGGATATTCATCCTGACGCTGCACTTAATTGGATTCAGGTATTTTCCACGTGGAACGATATCCCTTGCGTTGAGAACGCCATGTTCTTCCCCGTCGTGGGCGACCTTGAGAAGTACGACgtcttgaaggagttcTCAGTTACGTCGCACGCAACGGGATGGACAAATGAGTCCACGAGACCCCCGAAGGAAGATTCcgcaaacaagaaaagtGGCAACCAAAACGAAAAGTCCTCTGGTCCTGGTATCTGGCAGCCTACTCCACAGAATTACATGAAATTCTCGATTGCTGTGATGCTTTCCGGCTTTTTGGCCATGTACATGATTTTCTCTGAAGCGTCTTCTGAGCATGAAATTTCATTCCAGGAATTCTGCGCAGACTACTTGAGGAAAAACCTTGTTTCAAAAATTCAtgtcatcaacaagaaaacTGCCGTCATCGAACTCAATGAAAATGGTAGACAACTCCTTTCAAACCGTGGTGCGACTATGCCAAACTCAAACTACTACTTCAATATTGGCCTGGTGGAGTCATTTGAGCGTCAGTTAAAGGCAGTTCAGGATGAATACAAGATTCCAGAGTCTTTGAGAGTTCCAGTGGTTTATACGACCGAAGGAAGCTTGGCCAAAGTCTTGATTAACTTCCTCCCCACTCTTTTGTTCCTTGGTGCTATCTACTAcatgacgaagaaggcaAGCCTTGGTGCTGGTGGACCTTTGAGCTTTGGTAAATCGCaggcaaagaagttcaacCAGGAGAAAGACATCAAGATCAGATTCAAAGACGTTGCTGGTATGGCTGAAGCCAAACAAGAAGTGATGGAGTTCGTTAAGTTTTTGCAAAACCCCGCGAAGTACGAGAAATTAGGTGCCAAAATCCCCAGAGGTGCTATTCTCTCTGGTCCACCAGGTACTGGTAAGACATTGATTGCACGTGCCACTGCAGGAGAAGCCGGTGTGCCATTCTACTCTGTATCAGGATCTGAGTTTGTCGAAATGTTTGTTGGTGTGGGTGCCTCCCGTGTGCGTGATTTGTTTAAGACCGCTCGTGAAAATGCTCCATCGATTGTGTTTGTCGATGAAATTGATGCAATTGGTAAGAATCGTGCAAAGGGCAATGCCAGTGGTGCTAATGATGAGCGTGAAAGCACACTCAATCAGTTGTTAGTCGAAATGGATGGGTTTGATAGTTCAAGCCATGTTGTCGTTTTGGCTGGTACGAATAGACCAGACATTTTGGATAAAGCTTTGATGAGACCTGGTAGATTCGATAGACATATCTCGATTGACAACCCTGAGTTGCAAGGAAGAATCGAAATCTTCAATGttcatttgaagaagatcaaagtTGTCGAAAATATCGATAAAGATCTCGCAGGTCGTCTTGCAGCCTTGACTCCCGGGTTCTCGGGTGCTGATATCGCCAACGTGTGTAATGAGGCGGCTCTAATTGCAGCAAGATACAATGCCAAAGCGGTTACTTTGAGACATTTCGAGTTGGCCATCGAGAGAGTTATCGGAGgagtggagaagaagagtaaGCTCTTGGACCCACAGGAGAAACGAATTGTGGCATACCATGAGGCAGGACATGCTGTATGTGGATGGTTCTTGAAATACGCACATCCATTACTCAAAGTATCGATCATTCCAAGAGGACAAGGCGCATTGGGCTACGCTCAGTACTTGCCTCCTGACCAATATCTTATGTCAACACTCCAATTGTATGACAGAATGATAATGACATTGGGAGGACGTGTTTCcgaagagctcaatttTGCCTCTGTCACTAGTGGCGCTCACGACGATTTTAAGAAGGTCACTCAAATCGCGCAATCTATGGTGATGAGATTCGGTATGTCTGATAAGGTGGGAATGGTGAATTACGCAGATACTCAAAGCCAGGATAATTTGACTAAACCATTTAGTGATGAGACTAATGATGTTATTGATCAGGAGATCAGAAGAATCGTGCAAGAGTGTTACGACAGGTGCAAGCAGTTGTTGactgaaaagaaggaggccGTCGAGCTTGTTGCCCAAGAGCTTCTTAAAAAGGAATTCATTACAAGAGAGGACATGATAAGGCTTTTAGGCAAGAGGCCCTTCCCGGAAACTAACGATGCCTTCGACAAATACCTCGACGGCAAACCAGCTTATCAAAACGAAAAGCCCGCggacgagaagaaagatgatgagCAATGAACTCGAAGCATACCCTGTAAATAAAAACATTTAATAGAAGGAATATCAGAAGTAGTGGTAATTGTAGTACGCAAGCAACTAGATAGCTAGCGCATTTTGAGGTTCTACAATCTTAAGCACATCTCCAGAGGAAATATGAGCCGAAAGATGACTGATGAAAGGGCTTTTTTAAAAGGCTTCAGTCGTTCCTCTGGTTTCACAAGCTCCGGAATACAGTATCCGAGGAGTTCAGGACGAAGACGACCgttttgaagcaaaagactTCACAGATATTCACTAGAAATCGCATTTTTGATAATTTTGATTCCGAAAATGCTACTGAAACTGAACCTTGTATTAGCATGGCAACAACAGATTTCACTCTAATCTTCGAGAGTACCACACCTAAGAAGTGTTCCTACAACGGATACTGTATCAGCTCTGCAAACTACATTATGTTCAATAGTGATGGGTATCATACCCTTCCCTTCGTTAATCTCTAGACAGGTCTAAGTCCAGTATTGGCAGCAatacttgaaaaagcttgaaggaagtCAATGTGGTCACGGTGTGCTGACCCTCAATTTCTAGGTCTCCCTTACTCCCTTTTACTGATATCCCAACATGTCAGTCTCACGCCGTCTTTAAAGTAGGCGTCGGCAGCTGTATTCCATGAAGGCTCGCGTATATGGCAAAATACCTTCGATTGTCACTGACTGCAGGGCAATTGGCCATGCTGCCTCTGTTAATTATTCtgtcttttcttgaagtttggCTTGTGGGATTTTTCATGTCGATAGGGCTCTCTATGCCCTACAGGAGGGCTTTTCAATTTAACATTTGCCTTAACAAGGTTGTAGAACTCGGTATAGACAATTTGTTCTGGAGAATTCACATTGGGACTTTTCAAAAGCGGTAGGCACAAGCTTCTCGTCAAGGTTCTTCTCAGCCAAAATGTTCCAAAATTTATTGAATTTTTTCTCAGATACCTTGAAGGGGTCAATCAATATATCCAAGTACTCGATTTTCCAATCAGTTGGACCATATATGCGGCGATGCCTCGCCCCTTTTTTTGGCGATACCTTTGAAGTAACTCGAGATCTCAACTCAGTAAGATACATCGAGCCAATTCTTTTCTTACATTCTTGGGAGAGAGCCGCAAGAAGCAGGCCGAATGACATCACACGCAAATCATTGATCTTAAATTTGTCTGGATTGATGTTCTCTAGAGCAACGTCAATTATAAGCTCTTCAGCTTTGAACAGAAGTTGTTCGAATTTTTTCTTATCAACGTTCGCATAGTAAGGTTGGACTGAGCTATCCACTCCCTCCCAGTTGATCAAACCAAATGCAATGTGTCTACATATTGGTGGCTGTGAAAAGACCCATCTGTCCAATTTGAATTTCCACTCGGCAAAATTCCCACCTTCAAGTCGAATTGGAAGGTAGCTCTTGTATTCGGAGGGCTTCATAATCCATTGGAAATACCGCAACGTAGACGGTGGATCACAAGTGGCTGTAATGCTAGTAGAAGAAACAAGGGCGGCCTGTCCGAAT
It encodes the following:
- a CDS encoding m-AAA protease subunit; translation: MEDAIHLDHQGQMHMLKSLQEIAVNKKEVKDVAIKWLDQLDAERKNDPSQKDIVLPFPDPASPEMSLRYREAFSRSLDEFIKQGQMFHRIYPTLDSPKPRIHSFLKLSPGVDPQWKKEEFDAMMSFYFRLINRRVFMEELTFTDEKVGKLYEHFLKVDLNDDAETAAALEAIVKELDIHPDAALNWIQVFSTWNDIPCVENAMFFPVVGDLEKYDVLKEFSVTSHATGWTNESTRPPKEDSANKKSGNQNEKSSGPGIWQPTPQNYMKFSIAVMLSGFLAMYMIFSEASSEHEISFQEFCADYLRKNLVSKIHVINKKTAVIELNENGRQLLSNRGATMPNSNYYFNIGSVESFERQLKAVQDEYKIPESLRVPVVYTTEGSLAKVLINFLPTLLFLGAIYYMTKKASLGAGGPLSFGKSQAKKFNQEKDIKIRFKDVAGMAEAKQEVMEFVKFLQNPAKYEKLGAKIPRGAILSGPPGTGKTLIARATAGEAGVPFYSVSGSEFVEMFVGVGASRVRDLFKTARENAPSIVFVDEIDAIGKNRAKGNASGANDERESTLNQLLVEMDGFDSSSHVVVLAGTNRPDILDKALMRPGRFDRHISIDNPELQGRIEIFNVHLKKIKVVENIDKDLAGRLAALTPGFSGADIANVCNEAALIAARYNAKAVTLRHFELAIERVIGGVEKKSKLLDPQEKRIVAYHEAGHAVCGWFLKYAHPLLKVSIIPRGQGALGYAQYLPPDQYLMSTLQLYDRMIMTLGGRVSEELNFASVTSGAHDDFKKVTQIAQSMVMRFGMSDKVGMVNYADTQSQDNLTKPFSDETNDVIDQEIRRIVQECYDRCKQLLTEKKEAVELVAQELLKKEFITREDMIRLLGKRPFPETNDAFDKYLDGKPAYQNEKPADEKKDDEQ